A stretch of DNA from Fundulus heteroclitus isolate FHET01 chromosome 22, MU-UCD_Fhet_4.1, whole genome shotgun sequence:
TCATTTCCACCTttgcatttttgctttttaattcatATATTAACTAtggaatatgttttatttaatagtaCACAAACGTTTATGACTATTTGGTAACATAGTATCAACATATTTGGCACGTttcggctgttttttttttttttttttttttttttaagaaaacaaacaaaatctaaaactaTCCTTACTTCATGAGATAAAACTTCATAAACTACAACTATTTTAATCCTAACTTTTAAACGCAGACCTCTACCTTAAAAAGTAATGCTCAAATACTGTAAATCTCGGCTGTTTCCCTGCCTCGCGGCTGCCTGTGAAGGAAAGGCTGGGATTTGTTGCCATGAGACAATTTTTGTAACAACGCGAGATTATGGGCGAATTCTGACGAAACAGCCCAACAGAGAGTTAATTCTCGCGGAGCGGACGGGCGCCTCACTGGTTACGATTATTAACCAACAATATACctgggagaaagaaaaaaaaaaaaaactcgctGACACAAGTGATGAGTTAAACATTgactgcgttttttttttctctcggaCATGTGTTGCTATCGTTTCGAAACCAGGAGGGTGAGTATTTGGTCTCATGTGATTGAGAGGCAGTTAGGAGGAGCAGCCTCTTCTCTCTCCCCCTCAGTTTTCTCCGCAGGGTTGGCCCGTTGTTGGGCCACCGCCGACGCACAATCTCGGTTACCGATCATTTAACCAGTTAGTCACCAtggacatttacatttttttaaaaacctaaaacaccTGAAAACGGACTGAACTAGCGAGCTCGGTTAGCTTGAACCTCCATTTAAAGGAGTTAACGGCGCTTTCCCAGGTTAGCTTTCTCCAGATGCAGCTGAGTGTCAGCTGAGTTGCTACAAATACAGCTGTAGATCGGACAGAAATGGAGAAAGAATGataaatctgcttttaaaacaaaataataatacgTAGGTAATgcctttttaattaaaacagtgaTTTTACTCGTTACTCATGTTTATACCATATATACGGTGCCTTGCACAAGTTATCCAACACATTAAACCTGCCCACATTttgttatcttaaaaaaaaaaaaaaatcaagatttttttggtAAAACACCAAGATGCTCAAATTGCAAACgggatggaaaacggtgtggCTTGCCTTTGTACAGAAACCTCTTTTACTCTGGATAccctaaataaaaacccagTGCCAGAGATTCCCTTAAAGGGACACTTACTTGGTAAACAGTGTCCGCCTGTTGCGTAATTTATTCTCAGGCTGGATGTAGCTGCCCTGTGAAAGCCTTCGTGGCACGTTGTCGGAGAACATTAATCAGCAACCAGCATCATTTGGGCACAAAAACGCAGGCTGTCCAGGTACAAAGCGTGGTACGGCTATAAAACAGTCCTAAGTTTTAAACATCCCAAAGAGAGCTGCCCCGTCAGTCATCTGGAAGTGTTCGTTTACCGAGATGTGACTGTCTGGGCAAGGAGAGCGTTGTTGAGTGAAACAGCAAAGATGGCtgttgaggagctgcagggatggACACCTCAGGTTGGGGAATCtatcaattaaattcaattttatttatatagcgccaattcatgaaacatgtcatctcgaggcactttacaaagtcaaaatcagtcagattatacagattggtcaaaaatttcctatataaggaaaccagttgattgcatcaaagtcctgacaagcagcaatcactcctggagaagcgtagagctacagggagagtcatctgcattgtccatggttttgcagcaatccctcatactgagcaagcatgaagcgacagtggaaagaaaaactccccattagtgggaaggaaaacctccatcaaaaccaggctcagtatgaacggtcatctgcctcgaccgactgggggttacagaagacagagcaaagacacaacaagagagacaaaaaagcacagaagcacacattgatctagtaatctgttctatattagatggtaatagcgggtgatctgtcttctctggatgatgtcacagtttaacagaactATCGACTGGGCAACTATTAGGCATTCACTCCACCATTCTGGACTTTGTGGAGGAATTGTAAGAAGAAGGCCATTGTTATGAGGACTGCTGTTTGCCACCAATCAAAGATGGGACCCTAAAAAGCGTTGGGAAGAGGGTGCTGCGATCAGGTGGGACCAAAGCTGAACTTGTCTGGCCTAGTAGCGCTTTGAAAGCCGGTCATCTTGAGGAGGAAGATGcttggagctaaatacagagcaagACCGGAAGAGAGGCTGGTAGATGATAAGGAGCGTGACGTAGGGCCAGATTTATAGTGGGAGGGTTACATCAAATCATATGCATGTTTTAAAACAGCCCGGTCAAAGTCCCTACCTAAAGCCAATTGAGAATCTACGACAAGGCTTTAAAACTGAGGTTCATATATGTTCTCTATCCAATCTGATCTTTTGTTATCCAATATGACAAAGGATCTCAGAAAGACTGATAAACAAATTACACCTTTCAATCTTTCTGTAAGACAAATTAGAAGACCATGGGTCATTTTCCTCCCTCCTTACACTTATATGCCACAATGtcttggtctgtcacataaaatcagtgGTTTCAACATGAAAGTTAAAAGACTATGACTGCTTTTGCAAGACGCCGTCTGGACCTGAGCTATTCAACGAGCGGCATTTGACAAATCGTGTTATTTCAGGCACTTTatcctctaaaaaaaaagttaaatgttggaTTTAAGGTGCTTAACGGACAAGCTTCTTGTCGGTTAGATTACTCCATCAGATTTATTGTGAAGCCATACATCGACTGTAGTCTGTGGatctgcatttttcagttttgcttcttttgctttttcagCTCAGGGGAGACAAACTCCTGACATCATGAGTCCTCCGGCTCAGCCAAACGTCTTCTGCTGTTGCCACAGAAAAATCTGGTTGCATTCGGCAGTCGAAGGGGAACGCGTCTGTTTTTCCTCCTAATTGTTATCCACTCTGCGCTCCCGCCAAAGGGTAACATGTAAGGACAAGCACAATGAATAGATACACCACCATTAGACAGCTAGGAGACGGCACCTACGGCTCTGTCATCCTCGGCCGCAGTCTGGAGTCGGGGGAACTGGTCGCCATAAAGAAGTGAGAATCCTTACGTTTGATTCGTATTTGCCTTTTCCGcctaaaacaatttcttttgcgCCGTTGTAGATCATTTTACACGAAGAAGGCAAAGGATTTTGCTGTTGAGCTCACATTAATTAGACATAAACACTTGTTTTTCAGAATGAAACGAAAGTTTTACTCCTGGGAGGAGTGCATGAACCTCCGAGAAGTCAAGGTAGGTTTACGTATCACAGCaatctcgttttttttttttttttgagttggGAAGGCGATGGTAatgtgatttaataaaaaaaaagaaattgcttCGTATTGTGGGAAGAGGAAGTAGGGGCGCACAAAAATGTCTTTCTCCTAAGTGTGTTATCTCAGCAGAACTCCAGATTGTGTCCAGCTCATGGGGGAGATCTGTGATTGCGTACGGGAATCGTACACACCGTCTCTGCACACAGGGATTCTAAATTATTGTTGTGTCTTTGAAACGTTTTGATAAACCATAGGCCACCTGTGTCTGACGTCAAGGCGCCGTCTATCCTACAGATACGTTTCCCAGGAGTCAACACAGTTATCTCCATGGTCAAAGCGACCTAAAGGAAGCATATTATCTATCCAACACAGTAAGAGCTTAGTGCTGCTGTAACAGGACTTGAGTTCTTTGTAATCTTTTACAAAACCTCACtttttcccctccacagtaTATTTATATAGTTTAAATTCAGGAAGGATTAACATATTTGAGTTTGAATCAATAGATAAATAACATTTACTGACCTAGTTTGAGTTCTATTGTGTTTGCCTGTCACTATTGGAGTGTTAGTCTTACTGCCGTGCACTAAGGAATCTAATTTAAAAAGGTATTGAAGGAAGGGTAACGCAACAACCAAATGGACATCGAAGGATGTCTCGTCTCTGCCACAATCACTTAACCAAACTCTGCTAAGGTCTTTCAACCCTATCAGAGCTTGCTAAAGCCAAACTTCAGAAGCGCTGAAGTTTAGTGCCATCTCTCTTCAACACGTATTGAAAAGCGAAGAACATGTGAGTGGCCTCAACCTTCGCTAAATACCAGCAGGAGTTCCCTCCTCTGTTGACAGATCAGTGATGATGACGCCTTTGTTACATTATTCCATATATACCTTGCATTTCAGTGGCTCATGTGGGTTCATGTAAATAACGACCCAACAACACCTGTCTTCTCCTGCATCTGATAATGTAGCAGCTAACGCGTCAATACTGTTTTAgggaaatgtaaataaaaataatctgtagCATGAGTGTCACCACATAGAAATGTGATACATACTGCCCAAATGTGCCACTGCTACAGAATTGACTTAAATGTTACACGCATGGCGCAGTAATTACCCAACAGCTCCTGTTTAAATGGAACGTCGTACAGACTCTGTCTGCACTGGTGAAGTttcactcacctcagcatgctGAATGCTCGAGGAGGCTTCCACAGCAGGGCCGGTGCACCTGTTTTCTGATTGATAGAGCCAATACTTATTGGACCACTTCAAATTCTTTTAACTTTCTTCCCAAGATCGTCAGGTGGTCATTAAGCATAAAAAGAGAAAACGAGAGCTGTCAGGAAGAAGAAGCCGCAAAACCGACAGCATTTAAACTGGCTCCCAGAGTGGGAAAGTCTGAAGCTGCTCTCCATCACGGCTTTGTCTGGACACCCCTAATCCGCATAACCGGCTATAAACTGTTTGCTTATGCGAGCTAAAGTGGACCTCGCCTCTCCCCTAACACTGACGCACTAACACAGAGAGCAACAATGGCGGACTTCGGAGTTGCGGTCGTGCTCAGACACCTTTCAAGTTCTTGTGGATTTCACACTAACACATTTTGTTCCTCAGccgcttttgctgtttttgctcttcttccTTCTTCTGTGGCAGTGTTACTGCGCCACTCCCTGGCATCGCCTAAGTATTACAACGCCTATCAAGGCTCCTCCGTCTTGGTGCGGTTGCATCTTTACGCTCAAACCTTTCTGTGCAGAGAAAGTATTTAGCTCCATGTGGATGTAGCCCAAGGCCACCTCCTTTGTGGTTTTTCATGTTTAATGGATTCTTTCGCTCCTCtgtcaaagcaaaacaaaagccTACTAGTTACACTGTTCTAGACTAAAGAAGTACATTAGATGGAGGTAAAATGTCTTCAAAAAGCAAGAAGTCCAGCTGCCTTCTACTTAGCTCTGAGGATTATCGTGTCTTTGATGACTGAGGATCTACGGCAGCCTTTTGGATGCATGTAAAGCATGATTTTTCAGATGTACACCAGCATACAAAGCaagatttaaaagtttattaaaaaaaaaaaacaaggaagcaaATTACTTGTAAATATGTGGTTCCTGTTACGAATTATTCATCTTCTCTAAATCAGAACTAAAAGGTCTAAAATGTTATAATCTCAGTTTTGGGCCTTTATggagtttttaaatgtatccaGAACCTGCAGACATTTAATTACGTCTGAATTTGTTTATTCTAATTGGTCAGATACTGCTGGAAAGGGTCCATTGTATGTTTATGCCAATAAATTACATTATATTTGTGGCATTATCTACCGTTAGCTTCTGGAAAGTGTATATTTAACAAACTTTGTCCTGAAAACAGGGATTTCAGTGGTCGGCTGAGACCTATTTTAACCTGTAGGAAGCTTCCTGTTTCTTGTAAAGAGATAATAAAGCAATGTGACCTGgacttcaaaagaaaataaatcaagttaAGTTGACAAACTTAAGTAAGTTTTAAATATTCATAAAGTCCTAAATTTAATTTACCGAATATTGCAGAAACCCTGTTTCTTTGTTTGACGGTAACAAAACTGAGTGGGTTGGCCGTTGACGTGGTTCTACCTTTTTATTTACAAGTCTCTGCTGAAAATTATGTGGGgttccctgttttttttgtttgttttttgtatccttttCATTAAGAAACAATAACATATATGTTTTCACTGTGATTTGATTGGATTTCAGCTGTCCTTCCTTTAAGGTTAACACCAAACGTGATGTTGTGCTCTGATGTTGTCAGTAGCCCAGTTGTCAAGTAATCCAACCCTCtctcttgttttatttctgcaccAGTTCAAAATGTCAGAGTCCAAATTTCTTCACCCCGCTCTCAGAGCCGCAGGTGATTGTAGCGTGCTGGCCGAGCTGCCCAAAGCGCtgccccgccccgccccgccccgccccgccccgcccACCCTCTCCTTTGTCCACAGCACAGCAGATCAACAGCAACGACAGGAAAACGCTGCTCTATAGATAACAATGCTAGCATGCCACTGGCAGACCCCCTCTCACTTTCCCCCTCCTTCCTCCGATGTAGCATGTTAAACATTTCGTAGGAGCATCCCAGCGCAaataaccctgctttaaacttgttttagatttgattttcctttttttgaatTTTAGGCAAAAACCCCTCTAAAATGCCTAGCGTTCTTACTCTGCTCATATTTTATCAAGAAGCTTGTGCTTCTGAAtgtactgcaaaaaaaaaagaagctctttGCTTTGTCCAGCATGATTAGATTAATCGTTTAGCTTCAGCTTCACGTctacagttttttgttttacctgatGTCCCTTCTCATTCTTTCAGTCCCTAAAGAAACTCAATCATGCTAACGTGATCAAACTCAAGGAGGTGATTCGGGAAAACGATCACCTGTACTTCATCTTTGAGTACATGAAGGAGAATTTATACCAGCTGATGAAAGACCGGTGagggatttgttttgtttccgtCTGATCGGAATCGAAAGCGTCTGCGGTGCATTTGTGAATGTTCCCGTTTCTCGACGTGTGTTTTGGCTGCAGGACACGTCTCTTCCCTGAATCTGCTGTAAGGAACATAATGTTTCAGATCCTGCAGGGACTGGCGTTCATCCATAAGCATGGTGAGTGTTCCCAAACCTCGGGCGGTCCATTCGGGTTCACGCTCCACAGCTGTCGCTTCGGCCCTGACGAGTGGGAACCGTGTTCTCTGCCAGGGTTCTTCCACCGGGACATGAAACCAGAAAATCTCCTCTGCATGGGCCCGGAGCTGGTGAAAATAGCGGACTTCGGGCTCGCCCGCGAGATCAGATCTCGGCCGCCGTACACCGACTACGTCTCGACTCGATGGTGAGGTCAACGGCGGTGCATGATGTGCGTGTGCGGCTCGGGATGAAGTGGATTTCAAGGTGGCGGCGGGTGTGGTGTTTGAACCAGGTACCGAGCTCCGGAGGTGCTCCTCAGGTCCATATCCTACAATTCACCCATAGACCAGTGGGCGGTGGGCTGCATCATGGCTGAGCTTTACACGCTCAGGCCTCTGTTCCCGGGATCCAGTGAAGTGGACACCATATTCAAGATCTGCCAGGTCCTGGGTACGCCAAAGAAGGTAAAAAACCTGTGAATGCGAGCAAACATACAGGTTATCAGATAAAACTCAAATCTGTCCAGTTTTGTGCTAAGACTTCACAATGTGTGGAATTTTGTGATGAAAATGTGTGATAAGCGTGTTGAATACAACCTAAAAACATTTGAGAGAAAGATTAATGCTCGCTTGTATTAAACTACAGCATCAGGAAGAAGTTAAAAGGCCCTAAAAACAGACAGCATACTCCcaaaatgtaaatacatgttATTAATATATGTCACGTACCAATATAAAATGGTTATATACTGTGTTAAGACAGTTTTTCTTATCTTAATTAATTAAACGCTCAAAGAGGGGTTCTTATTGTCTCATCAATTTATCACTTAGTTAAAGATTAACATGCTCTTCCTCCGTTGGTCCTTGGAGATCCTAGTTTCAACTTTTCTGTGCACAAGAATATATTTCTACCTATTTCCTTTGAAtgtttttatacaaaaaataattacagtaaGGTAATTAATGTTAGAGAGGTCTCAGAAACTTGTCTCGAAGTGTTAAAAACCTTTATTGCGCTGGTAAACTTTGATCCACATTATATCATTCAAGTGTTTTCTTGGGAAGAGATATTTTATTCAACCTCTTACTTGTGACTCAGGGTTGCCTGCATCTTGTTCAAGGAGCCGTGATGAGGGAATTGTTGTTTTGCTCTCTGTATTGAGCAGCAGAAATCCTTTAATGACAGGATGCCCTGTGGGTTCTCCCCGCAGACCGATTGGCCAGAGGGATACCAGCTGGCGAGCGCCATGAACTTCCGCTGGCCTCAGTGCGTTCCCAGCAATCTGAAGACGCTCATCCCCAACGCCAGCCCCGACGCCGTCCATCTCATGACCGACCTGCTTCAGTGGGACCCCAAGAACAGGCCGTCCTCTGCCCAGGTTTGCGTCCGCCTACCGTCCTGAAGCCCTGCAGCCGAGCAGGCCCCGAATGCAAGCTGACTGGCTTTGTCCTGACCCCCTTCCAGGCTCTCAGGTACTCGTATTTCCACGTGGGCCAAGCTCTGGGCACCCCTCAGCAGATCCTGGAGCAGAGCAGACCCCAGCCCGGCCTGGTGCAGCTGCAGCCTCCTCTACAGCCGCAGCAGCCTCTACTCCTGCTGAAGCCAATGCCCCCCGCCCAGCCCCCGCCTCCTAACCAGCAGTGCACCCCGCCGAGGGCTCTCCAGCAGGTCCAGCCGTCCCCCGCCTCAGCGTACCAGCGGGGGCTCGTGCGGGAGCAGCAGCCGAAGCACATCCTGAAGCAGGAGCAGGCGGAGGCGATGCCGCAGAGTCACCTCCCTTACATCGGTGACAAGAGCCTGCAGGGCAAGGTGAGCCGCCGGGGCGGCGTTGACAGATGGGACGGCGGGGTCAGCCGCTCCCGTTACGTttctatctgtgtgtgtgtgtgtgtgtccagccAAGGCAGCAGGAGTCCGGCAGCGCAAACCTTCTCAACTATCAGGTGAAACCTAAAGGAGGGGGGCGGCGGCGGTGGGGCCACGGCACGGGACACCTCAAAGGCGAGGACTGGGACAACTACGACGAGAGCGACCTGTCCTCTCTGAGCGTCCTCGGCAAGAGCAACTTTCCCTCCGAGAAGCGGAGGCAGGGGGAGGACGCGGCGAGCAGGTGAGCGAGCAGGTGAACGTGTAGCGCGGGGGGGTGGGGTTGATTCGGGCCGCTGGCCGCCGCGACCCACCGGCTCTTTGCTCCTACAGGTACGGAAACGTTCTGGATTACAGTCGATCCGGCGGGAAAGAAGACGCGCCGCTGAACCTGAACAAGACGGCGGCCCACCAGGAGCCGCTGAGGACCGCCTCAGCCAAGCAGCACTACCTGAGACAGTCGAGATATCTGCCTGGTAATGTGAAGCTTCTGAAACACCGACACCGTAGAGGAAGTAGTCGCACCGGCCTGAAAAGGTCTTGCAGTCCAGATTTTGGTGCGTTCTTTAGCTGTAGTTGCTGTAGTCCTGGCGGAGGAATTGGGACATTATTATGCTTTGATGTGGGGCAATAATCGGTCCTGCTGAGTATTTAAGAGCATGTCGTCTGTAAAAACTGGCAAATTAAAGCTTCCTTggggaaataaaatcaaaacctgAGTTATGAGTTATCTCGGGTTGAAGGCGTTGAGGTTAGTAGCCTGTAGGGGCAAAAAAGGCCCCGTCAGAGCGGAAAAATAAGTGAGTAAAGTTATTACTGAACTCAATTCTACTCTTTTATGCAAGTTAAATACAAGCTGTTTGGCAAGGGATTAATTTACCTGAATGTCTAAAAGTCTAAAATTAAAGTCCCATTCGGTCTTAAGTGAAACTTTTAATGTGTTAGTGTGCGGTTTGCAGTAAACCGTCACCGTCTCCCCTCAGGCATAAGTACAAAGAAGAGCGTGACCATCGACGTCGGCAAGGATTTCACTGGGAGCCATCTGTGGGGGGGCAGCGGCCTCCCCTTCGGGGGGACTCTGCCGAGCAGAGGAGCGCACGGTAACGCTTCTCGTCCGACCGCAGCCGTTTGCTGGGTGGAGCCGCTGGCGGAGTAATTCGTTTTTGGTTTTGGCTTTCAGGTACAAACACGATCCCTGGCGGATACATGCCGTCGTTCTACAAGAAAGACGGcggctctgccggccaccgagGGAGGCAGAGTGCGTCGGTGGAAGCAACGGCGTCAAGTGAGCGTTCCCCCGATACGTGTTTATGCAGCACTTTGCTCACTAATTCACTCCTTCTCTTCACTTTCTGTTGCTTTAAGCTACAAACCTTCGTGTTCTTTTCCCAGAGCGACAGAAACTAGCGCGTGATTGTAAAGAGGAAGGCAGAacgatgcatggttttcaagacgtttcacagataaaaacctgcactgcaaaaatagaactaaaaataagaaaaaaaacttttgaaatgagagtacttttccttaatttgagcaggtaaataggattatttgccagtggaataagatttttgcacttaaaataggaataactcatctccatcatcttatttcaagtgcagtatatctaattatcttattttaggggtaagaaatactaattccattggcaaataatcttatttgccGGC
This window harbors:
- the cilk1 gene encoding serine/threonine-protein kinase ICK; translated protein: MNRYTTIRQLGDGTYGSVILGRSLESGELVAIKKMKRKFYSWEECMNLREVKSLKKLNHANVIKLKEVIRENDHLYFIFEYMKENLYQLMKDRTRLFPESAVRNIMFQILQGLAFIHKHGFFHRDMKPENLLCMGPELVKIADFGLAREIRSRPPYTDYVSTRWYRAPEVLLRSISYNSPIDQWAVGCIMAELYTLRPLFPGSSEVDTIFKICQVLGTPKKTDWPEGYQLASAMNFRWPQCVPSNLKTLIPNASPDAVHLMTDLLQWDPKNRPSSAQALRYSYFHVGQALGTPQQILEQSRPQPGLVQLQPPLQPQQPLLLLKPMPPAQPPPPNQQCTPPRALQQVQPSPASAYQRGLVREQQPKHILKQEQAEAMPQSHLPYIGDKSLQGKPRQQESGSANLLNYQVKPKGGGRRRWGHGTGHLKGEDWDNYDESDLSSLSVLGKSNFPSEKRRQGEDAASRYGNVLDYSRSGGKEDAPLNLNKTAAHQEPLRTASAKQHYLRQSRYLPGISTKKSVTIDVGKDFTGSHLWGGSGLPFGGTLPSRGAHGTNTIPGGYMPSFYKKDGGSAGHRGRQSASVEATASNYATWRSGRSHVNPSANAPTANKSASSLLPRPPLQSVHGRTDWSAKYGHR